The DNA sequence ttttttttttccttgccttttattttattttagtttatgctggtatttttgttgttttctcaTGTACTGtatagtttttagttttttcctAGTTAGTTTATAGTTTTTTCCTAGTTAGTTTAGATGCCTgagtttagattttttaatttgtgtAACCCCCAAGTGTCAAGATGTAACCATGATATTCCTCCACAATTTAATGACTTCTACAATTTAATTTCAATAATTTTCGCCAGTAACGTTAAGCTTCTGATCAGCATATATAGGCCAACGTTGCTCTTTATATTCAATTGCAGGTCTCATTTTTATAATTGATCAAAGAGACAGATTTGTAAGTTGTAACTGGGAAATTTATGCAGTAGGGGTCAAATTATGTTCCATTCACTTGGGAACTCCTACGTTAATCCACAGCACAAAATCCATGAGTCAGTGTAGAGTGGAGTCAGTGGACAAAGCTagctttgttgtttttgtttttctttccttcccggCCACCAAAACCTCAACGCAAGAGGTCTCGCATTCAAGTTCCATAGTATCAACCTGACGTGCATGAAATCACCTCACAAGCATAATGGCTCATTTGATACTTTGGAAAGGTCCACCATAACAATGGAAGATTCAAGAGAATCATTCTCTACTAGTGACAGCTAGTGCTAGTACATTCTGTTATGCAATAAGTTTTTATTCTCTGCTTCTTTTATTCCCCTCTCGAGTGTATATATACCTTAGTTTGTGTCTATAAAAGCAAGATTATACAATATAATTCGATATGAATGGAAATATGAAAATAGAGTTTAAATGCTCTCATCTCTCTTTTCACTAATTCTCACACATAATAGCAGATCTTAAAGGTTATATATAACTTTTTGAGGTTGTATTAGAAGTAGATCTTCTCAAAAAAACTCGAAAGAAGTTGGGGTTCCTGTTCAAGCACATTACCATGTGAAGATAACGATATATACAATCATAACATCAGAAGGTTCAATGATCAATTACAAGTGAGTTGCTTTCTCTGTCCCCAAACAATAAAGACATCATGTACCCTAAAGTTAGGTCAGGCATCCCAAATCTCAACGCTTTGCAACAAGCCCAAGGCCCCAAACATTCAGCCCCAACCGCAGACGTACGTGACCTATAATTGCCAAATAGACGATCCACGTAGCATCTGAAACAGGGAATATTGGACAGAAATCTAACTTTGAAACTAATGATCAATGTAAAATCCTGCTGATCTTTTAGTTCTTCAATGGAACATATGAAAACtcggaaataaaaataatcaatcaGAGAGCCAAAGGGTTTGAAATTACATCAGATTTGCTCCTTATAGGCGATAATGATGCTGAAGAACAAGTAGAAAGGAAAGACTGCTACAGTAGCGGAATTGGCCATcccaaaagttgaaaaataaataaatatatatatatatatattaattttttataatttaataagatGATATTAATCTCACCTTTTGTTGGCccattctttaagaaattatcTTGGCCTTCCCTTTACAAAATGAGTTCTTCCACAGCCACTAAACAAATCACCCGAAAAAGTGTCCCGAGcttgcatttcatttttttttttccttctctttttatgcattttttaaatcatcataaacatttttaaaaaaattaaaaaaaaatacaacattatttaaaaacactttgttaatcaataaattaaaaaaaaaaaaagagagagagagaatcgggACACACATTTGGAACACATATTCGGTAAAATTAACATTTctgttacaaaattattttgatcttatagattaattacttaaagtccaatttaaaaattgtaatccaatttaaaaataaaataaattttatataaaataaaattatctaataacaTGATGACATGTTTTcactattaataaaaataaaaataaaaagaagtccAACAGTTTTTATGAATAGGCATagcacctcttttcttttcttcttctgtttGCATACAGTTTTACTAGTAAAAGAAAagtcttttctttaaaatatgctgaaaaaccaaaaagacaCTTTAAAGCTTCCGTCTACTGCTATGCAACTCTTCTACAAACTACAGGCCAACAGTTACATACATAGGCTTAGATTTgacttttctcttcttcttttttctctcttttttggtcaattttcttcttttttcatatatatatatagataattgtATTCTTGGCTGAGCAACCGGGTACCAGACTGGGTAtcgggtatacccggcccggaacccagattccaaatccgggccggaCTCCGGCCCGGATATAGCCGGGTTATGACCCGGGCTGGAACCCGGATTGatccgggtttttacaacccgaaatccgggttccgacctataccaggttttttttttttttaaaaaacaaagtctatattattaattctttttcaggaaaaaaatattttggcacTTAAACTTAGAATCCAAGCTTGTAATGACAACGTTGTTGTTCGAGAAAGCATTGCAAAAGatgaatgaattgaattgataCATTCGAAGGCAGAGGACAAAGAAAAGCAACCCAAATTCTACATGATATTcaatggttctttttttttttaagcattttcaTATTTCCCAAGAGGAAACTCTAATTCTTTTAATGTCGGTTTTTGATTGTTGTAGACATTGGAGCTTCTTGCCGAGGTGGCTGTTTTGGAAGAGTAAGTGGTTCGGCGTGAACAAGAAGTTCTGCATTTTAGACAGGATCTGTATCAGGAAGCTGTCTACACATCATCCTCTAAAAGGAGTGGAGAGAATTCAACGATTCATATGCCCAATACCCGATTCAAAATTACAAACCGGAGCAACACAAATTTGCTGCCTCATTTCACAAGTCAATGTCATTCCATAGATGCTGCCTCATTATCAAGATGAAGCAtgtataacataaaatatatgcTTCCTGTATTGCTCATAGTCAGATTGCCAATTAAAACAGCAAATTATAACAGAGGACCCATCCaaacagaaaattaaaacaaaaacccCAAAATCAACCCTAGATTAAGCAAAAAAGCCAATCCTCGTTGGAGGGTTatgcttaaaacaaaaaggttaTTCAAAACCAGACGACAAAGTAGGAGGATCCATCAAAAACAGAGGAcccattaaaaacataaaattataatagtagACTCCAccgatcaaaacaaaaaatgaagaattGAGATCTAGGCATCaaacacaaagaaatgaaaacaaaacaaacccaaatcaacaaagtactcaaaaggaaaaaaaaccctaaaaaaactaCTGCAGATTTGAACTTGAACAGAAATGTAGCATAGATTGACCctaaaaaacccataaaaaaaacttgaacATATCGAGCAAGAGAAACGGCGAGCCCAAAGTATGAAACCAAATCGAAAAATTGAATAGGAAGAACTCTGGATTTCTCCCAATGGCCCAAAGTATACGTaaacttgaaaacaaaaaaatacccatatttaacaaaaaatagcagATCTGCCTTCTTTGTTgggtcgagagagagagagagagagagagagagagagagagagagagagagagagaagacagaCTACCGATCTAAAGTCCGGCGGCGGCGgcaacggagagagagagatagacggTGGCAAAAATTGAAGCGAAGGCCTAGGGTTTCCTTCGTTGGGCtcggacgagagagagagagagagagagagagagagagagagagagagagagagagagagagagagagaggagtagaTACGAAATaagatacaaaattttttttttgtttttataaaaaccGGGTACCGGGGTTTAAATCTGATACCCGTGTATAATACCCGCAACCGGCCCGGATTGGGCCGGTTTTAATAatgcgggtttcggcccggatcaaaTTTGGGCCGAAAACCATAACCGGACACCCGGTTATCCGAGTTCTAGCCCAGGCCAAAACCCGGCACAGTTAAACAGCCCTAATTGTATTGAACTATTGATTCAGtgttatttggattttttttttcatttacattttcctttctttcatctattgttgtatttttgtttagaattattttttttattttttaaatagactgaTTACTACTTGGTTtggcttatatataattatgtctatttaatggttatttattttatgcttAAAGATTATCTCTAAATTCATGTTTCTTGAGTaattaaattcatatatatccaactttattttatatgtttcaatttaattttaaatctagatTCATGACTTatgtctaaattaaaaattattaactcattcttcaaaagaaaaaaagttaatatttcAGAAAATTCTTCTAAAATTCCAAGGGTTGAAcctgaaaaaaatcataatcttAACTTTCCAATTGTGGAGTCTGAAGAGAttcattttacattttcaaCACTTGATTCTAAAGAGATTGATATATCTTCTCTACAACGAAATCCAAGATTACGTCCTCCTATGTGAAACTATCCAATCAATCAATGTGATGAAATAAGAAGAGCTTACTTGAAAATGGGTCCATGTCAAATATGTCTCTCAAAATATCCATTTTTTTATTCTGAAAAACATCCTCGTCGCTTTCAAGCTTTTTGATTTGTACGATTTGTATCTTGGCTTGAGTATTCTCCATCAAAGGATGCTGCATATTGTTTACCTTGTTATCTTTTTACAATGAAAGCATCTGGACATTCTGGATGGGATGTATTTACTGTCACAGGATTTAGAAGTTGGAAGAAGAttaatgaagaaaaatattgtacattttttaatcattttgggGAGGATCCTTACTCTTATCATAATAATGCTGTGAAGTCTTGTGATGATTTATTTAAACAATCACAGCAtattgataaagtaatgaatgcaCAAAACTCTAAACAAATTCTCAACAATTGACTCCGAGTAAAAATATCTATTGATgttatttgatggcttgcattTCAAGGATGTGCCTTTAGAGGTCATGATGCTTAAACTATTGACTTCGTATAATGACaaggttaaaaaaattgttttagaaaatgatccTTAATCTTTAGAGAATACTTCATCCcaaattcaaaaagagattttGCAAGTTCTTGCAAAGAAAGtgcaaaataaaattcatggagatgttgaaaattctaaattttgcaTTATTGTTAATGAGGCACGTCATGAGTCCAAGAGGGAGAAAATGGTTATAATCTTGAGATTTGTTGATGATGATAATTGTATACaagaaagatttttttataataatttgcatcagatcaaaatttctcaacaagtgatgttgaaatttttatacaagTTCTAGGTCAACATTtaagatatttgaggggtttgaaTCACTATGTAAAGCCTTATGCTTCTTCCTCTTCGTCCAGGTTTTTATGCTTCTTCCTCTTCGTTCGGGTTTGCCTCTAAGATCTTTATAGTGTTAGAGAATGCAAATTCTAAAATCGAAAAATTGACTACGAGGCAACATGAGTTAGAGGCTTAATTGACGAAACAACCTGACATGGAGATATACATGaaacaacaagaagaagaacaaaaagaGTTCATGAGagaaatgcaactccaaataCACATGCTTATGTAATAGTTCAGGCCTTAAAGCAATTgatttacatatatacatacaaattttaaaatttatttatgtacgaagaatgctaatactattttatttattagttctCACTTATTAGACTACTTTAGTAGGTTttgaacaaattgtaatatattcttttaaatattataaatgtctatttagttttttattatttgaaaaaataaaatatccaccattcaaataatcaaaaaccGTTCTAACAGTATTATTAAAACATTCAAAAATTGATATTgtatatattcaaatttattttcctaATGTTCAAACAGTACTTGAGACCATTTGAACGGTTTTCCATTATAAATCGTTCAATCCAATTATGCACCGATCAAATGGCTAACTCAATATGGTCAACCATATTTTATTGTTCGACCATTAGATTGTTTGTTCAAACGTTTCATCATGCCTATTTATTCGAACGTATTTTGGTATCGATTGACAACTCATAAATGCCGCATTCAAACATATTATACATTCAAATGGCCAATTTGTGCCATTTGTACATGATTTTAGCACGAAATTCAATCataccaaaaaaatattatgttcaaaCGTGATCAAACGGTTTTCCTCAAATTCATTCCTATAGATgttttttgggacaaaatgataatatagatgttttttgggacgaaatgataatttttgtcccaaaatatCTTTTTAGACACTATTATTGGAATGACTttgggataatttttttttgttttaagatatattttgagacgaaatcACTGTCTTTTGGGACAAAagattttgtcccaaaaaactACTTCTATTGTAGTGAGTCATCATTTTGAGAAATCGAGTGGGGATCTCAGTTGAAATATTGATTTAATtcatatgtattaaaaaaactttGATTATCTTTTAGACAAATCCACAAAATTGATAAAATGGTCTCTTCAAACTCGTGTCTAATCTTCGAACGTGTCCTAAACCCACCAAGGGTGTAGCCCAAACATGGATTCCAAGAATGTcaaattctcttttattttctttatacattttttatatatttttaaaaaaattacaatattattaaaaaatatttctttaattactatgtaaaaaaaaaaaaaagtgacagGACCCAACTATTAGTTgctctatcattttccttttcaagagTTACCATTTTCTCTAATCCCCATGATAGTTTCAGGttggggtgtcaaatcgtgttaacaggTCGTATTTATATCGTGTCAagacatgtatattatactgtATGGGTACATACGAACCTGACCTATTAAGTTTTTCGtatcaaaatatcaaatcttaACACATCTCATTAACATAACAAGTCATGTCATGTCAATTCGTTTCAACCcgtttatgtaaatggattaAATAGacctaaaattaatttatttgaccttattaaatttagtataattttatataaatattaaaattacagcatctataaaaattataaaattaactacaaaatcaaaattaaaatctaaataataaaaatattgaaattaaaattataaaaatgttacTTTTAGGTACAagagtataattgtaattttaactttcttaacaagTCATAACGAGTCATAACGAGTTATAACgtgtcaaaacaggttgactcgttatcaacccgttaaacaatcgtgtcttaacggatcAATTCGTTTTAACCCGAACCCATTAAAACTAAAGCCAAACCTACTATTATCGTGTCGGGTTAGTGTTAGGTTAACGGCTCGTATCATATATTAccatctcttttttctttctttctcatgtCTCTCTTCCTGATCtcttctttccctctctcttcgaccatatctcattttctctcattttttactGTCACTTGCTTTTAGAATATTGATCTATATGCACCAGTCCAACAAGTACTGTGGGCACACGCACCTCCTCCTTAATTTGGTCAAACACTGTAGAATTTGACACAAATAGATGATTTAGATCATACCATAAATATATGAATTCTCCTTGTTATAGATAATATTTACATGATCATGcgcatgatcatgatcatcatcaatatatataatacatatatatatatatatgacatgtaTGTTTTGGCTACTGGGCTAGCTGATATTGATGCATCTCTTGACAAATAGGGAAGCGATCGATCCCTCTTTTATACGCAAtcaccacaagataaaatatcAATAATTATATGTTGTCCTCGGTTGTAACTTGAAAGCATATTTTAGAAGCAAATTAAATGCCAAACTGATTAACTTAaagaattggaaaaaaaaaatgacaactaaaaacatatatttatgttgaaTACAAGCAACCCAAGGAAATAACTTGACATCTAGGTCAAGTTTTCTCCTTCCTTAGAAATACTTCTCTTGCAAATTACCAACAAACCTCAATATTTCCTAAACCCAGAAACCAGAAAGAATTCCAGATCATCAAAGAATGGCAAAATTATCAGCCTTGATCTTCCTGATCATACCAGCAGTAGTAGTTGTGCAGTACATGATTTGGACCATCATATCTAACACTGCTTGCACTGCCACAAAGTTCACAACCTCACCAAAATTTCCTGCCATTCTCATCTTTGGTGATTCAACGGTGGATGATGGCAACAACAATTACATTAGGACATTGTTTAAGAGCAACCATCGTCCCTACGGCCGCGATTTCCCTGATCACATTCCGACGGGAAGGTTTTCTAATGGAAAACTTGTTTCGGACTTCATTGCATCCGTGCTAAGAATCAAAGAAACTATTGTACCTCCTTTCCTTGATCCAAATCTTTCTGATGAAGAACTCTGTACCGGTGTTAGCTTTGCTTCAGCTGGATCGGGCTATGATAACTTGACTACAGTTGCAACTGGTGCCATCTCAATGTTCAAGCAAATTGAGTACTTCAAGAAATATTTAGTGAGGCTTAAGGGCATTGTAGGGGAAGCAGATGCTAAGAAGATAGTTAATGGTGCTCTTTATCTTCTTAGTGCTGGCACTAATGACTTTATTTTCAACTTCTATGACTTGCCCAGAAGGAGGTTACAGTTCAACATTAGTGGGTACCATGAATTTCTACAAAATAGGATACAAATTTTCATCGAGGTAAATAGAAtattaatgatatttataaaattgttttttgGCTAAGAACTTGGACAACATTTTCTCTAATTCTTGTGCATAAATACTTCCATTTTCAGGTTAAGTATTGTTaattgtgtgtgtatgtatattttttaggATTTATACAATCTGGGGTGCAGGAAAATGTGTATAGCTGGGCTTCCTCCAATCGGCTGCCTCCCCATTCAAATGACTGCAAGATTTGAGAATCGAAGGGATAGAAAATGCCTAGAGGAGGAGAATTTAGATGCTGAAAATTATAATCAAAAGCTTGTAAAGCTGTTACCTCAAGTCCAAGCATACCTTCCAGGCAGCAAGCTTGTCTATGCAGACGTGTACGAgcctttgatccacatgattaATCATCCTGAAAAATATGGTAATTAAGTTATTTACAGGTCATATCATTAAATTGGCCCTCAAACTATATatcagtttttttaaataaaaaaataattgacacctcaatcaaaaatttcaattgaAAACCACATGTAATCATTTATAAAATTGGCTAAGCGTACTATTGGGAAACAtgaattaattctcaagatttttcataatttcatttataagtgtcaattaaatataaaatattttttaattttaaattttaaattttttcatttaattatgaCCTAATCATTGtccaaatacaaaaattaatacaacttttatatatttcaaaacaaaacaaaaaaattaatataactttttcgaactaattcaaaacaaaaaattatattcagacaattttttaattttataatttcttaaaatttaataaaatattttaactcaaattatttaattattatttataaaaagtgtaaaattcataaatatatatatatatacacgctaAACGGTCCAAACGCCCAAGTGTAATacaatagctagctagctgcaattttctctctttttttattttatattagtttttaacCCAGGTTTTATCATAGTAACTAATGATGTGTTGGAACAGGTTTGGTAGAAACAAAAAGAGGATGCTGTGGAACTGGGTTGATTGAAGTGGGGCCCTTATGTAATGCAATCATACCAATATGTAAGAAGTCTTCAGAGTACTTGTTCTGGGACTCTGCACATCCAAGTGAAACTGCAAACCAGTACGTTTCTCAATACATAGAGAAGGAATCCCTTCCCAAGCTATTGTAGATCTAATCTAATCAATCACAGCCAAATGAACATATCCTATTTCCTGAGGATCcgtcttctttttattttatctattcaAATTAGATGCGTAAAGGGTTTTTCCCCTTCTACTCTTGGGCTTTGGCTTGGGCCAACCAGGAGGCAAGAAATAGGGCCCATGGCCCGACAAAAAAGAAGTCCCTTCAACCTAACCCACGGGCAATACTCAAGGAAGGGATGCACCAACCAGGCAGCTCCTCGAGCAACGTCCGACCTTCAAGTACCTATCTATACATGCCAACGAGAAGTGAGGATGAACCTTTAATTCTCTAACATAGCTTTATCGACGAGCCACAGGAGTAGCCAACAGGACAAGGTCAGACGAGAAACCACACCACATTAATGGTAGCCCAACCCGAGCTATGCACCGCACTAATGGTGCCGTCACAGAGGCACGCCGCATTAATAAGGGTCCCACAGGAGTAGAGATGATTTGTCCCCCTCAGAcaccaatatatataaaccaatcCTAGATACGAGGAAGCTCTCTAACTATCAAACCCGAATCCCTGGAACTCGGCCTAAAGGTGTACAAAACACAACGTTAACAGTTGTGCCGTCTATGGGATCCCTTTAAAAGATCTTTGTAACTCTTATGTGTACTTCGTATGCCCGCGACAACCCATTCACAGGCGACTCCGGACCAGGATGAAGTCACCATGGAAACAAGGCTGAAGACCATGGAGGAATGGGTAACCAAGCTAATAGGCGAAGTACAAATACTTCGCCAAGAGAGTGAGGACTTGCAAAGACCTCGTCAGGAGCACATCGAGGAGGTCAAACTCGGCAATGGCGAGCACGAAGAGTCCTAGAACACTAGAGCAAGGGCAAACGACGcggaggaaagaaaaaaaacatgaagGAAGAAATTCACAACCTTTGAGGGAAGTACGAGGAGATTGCAAAGAAGGTGGGCACGTCGTCGTCAATGGACCAGCTGCTCACAAGCATGGGCTGGCCTTACACAAAGGAGTTCATGGCCATCCCTCTACCCTGGAAGCTCAGGATTCCCACCATGGAGCTGTATGATGAAGGGCTAGATCCTCTCGAGCACTTGGACAATTTTAAAGCTCACATGACACTGCATGGCTACCCCGACGGGGTGGCGTGCAGAGCATTCTAGCTAACCCTAAAAAGGGTCGGCTCGGGTGTGGTTTGGGTCTCTGGCGCCCGGTTCCATGGATAGATTCTGCGAGCTAGCCAGACTTTTCCTAACCCAATTCATGTCAAGCCGAAGAAGACAATGCCATGTGGCTTACCTCCTCACCATTAAGCAAACCAAGAAAGATAGTCTGGAGACATACTTGGTAAGGTTCAATAAGGAGCGCGCATGACCACCGACGACCAAGACAAGAAGATAACTTTGGTGGCACTCCTGGGGGGAGTCTGCCCTCGGTCCCAGTTTATGGTAGAATTGGCCAGGAGAAATCCCGTAATGCTGCAAGAATTCATGGACTAGACCAACAACTTCATCAAAGCTGAAGACACCCTTTAAGCCCTGACGGAGCCAAGAAAAAAGAAGTTGGAGAGAGTAAAACAAAGGGCCAAAGCCCCAACTAGGGCCAAGGCCCCTGAGAAACTGGAGAAAGGTTCCTACGACAACAAAAGGGAAAAGGCCTCCAAGTAGGGACCAGGGCCTTACTTCGATCGGCCCACGCTCACCATCAACGAAGCCAACTACCCTACCACCCGCAAGGATGGCAACAGAAACATGGGTTGTCGTTATTATGTTATCTTAGGTCCACCTCCTACAATACTGAAAACTATAGCTCTCAGCAGGAGGGGAAAGGACAAGCGAAGCAAACAAGGCTACGATACCCACCCCCTGGAAGCAATCGGGAAAGAAAGGGAAGATCGAGGGAGAGAAGCACTAATCAGCCGATCGATGCTGGCGGGAAGAAAGCTTGCACAAGTGGCCACCTAAACGAGTGCAGCAGCACAACCATCCATGATCACCACTGTGGTAGGGCCCCCCTCTCGGGGAAATCCGGCGGAGGAGCCACTTCCTCCAGTAAGAAAGCCCACGCTGACAAGCTCAACACAAGGTGTACTCGGCTGTCGACCAACCAAGCACCAAAGAAGAAAACCAAACTCGACCGTCTCTTTCAGGGAGAACGATGAAGGAGTGTTGTACCCCCACGACGACGCACTGATCGTAACCATGTTGGTCGCCAATTTCACCACCTAAAGGATCCTCGTCGACAACGGTAGCTCCACGGATATCCTATTTTGGAAGGCTTTCACCCGAATGGGAATCGACGTTGCATGACAACAACCGACCTCGACGTCACTGAAAGGATTCTCTGGGGACATGGTCCACCCTGTAGGAACCATCGTATTGTCAGTCCTTGCAGGAAGAGCCCCCTGCACCGCCACAATCATGGTCAATTTCCTGTGGTGAAGGCCCCATCGTCCTACAACGCCATCATTAGCAGGCCCACACTTAATAGCCTGCGGGCAGTCACCTCAACCTACCACCTCAAGATAAAGTTCCCGACTCCACGGTGGGTAGGAGAAGTCATAGGGGAGCAAGTCATGGCCCATGAGTGTTACGTCCAGGAGCTCAAGAGGCCATGTAGGCTTTAGTCCATGACCGACCCTATTCGTGAAGGGGGGGCTGAAGAGGGTACAAAAAAGGGTATGCAAGGTGCCAAGGGCAGAGGTGTCGCAGGAAAAATCACTCCTACCGAGGACCccattctcaccatttttattttgtgaactTTGTCAAGCGCTGTAAATTCTTGTTGATTAATgaaataatgtcattttttaAGGAAAGTATACCACACTCGCCTCAGCGAAACAAGATGATCTCTTAATAATGTGAGCAACAGGCAACAACTCCATTGGTTAACATTTACATTTCCTGTGGTGCCAATGGGCAGGAGCGGGTCTAGTAAAAAACTGCCCAACCAACTTATCTCTTTGCGAGGTAAAAGTGGAGAGTTGAAACAAAGGCCGCTCTGCCCCTCCTGCGGTAGAGAATGGGTTCAGCCCCTCAGTGGCCCGAATAACTTACCAAGACCCCCATCGCAGTGAAGAGAGGACCAACGGCATTGTTGTCCGAAAAAATTACCTCCCCGTGGGATACCAAAAGAATGGGTGTAATACCAAAGGCTACTTTATCCCTCCCACGGCGAAGTGAGAGCCAATCCTTAGCTGGccgaaagagaaaatgaagttaGCTTCCTCGTAAGCGTCAACAGGCGAAAGCAAGTTCAATAACAAAACTGCTCGGAAATTACCTCCCCACAAGGATCAAAGGGACAAGTACGCCAAATGCTGCCACATCCCTCCGACGAAGGAGAGTGGGTCTAGCCCCTTGGGCAATCCGAATACTTATCCCAACCTCTGCTATGAACGAAGAGTGGACCCAGCTCTAGCCTAACCCAAATCTTACATTTCCCTACAATGTCAACGAGCGAGAGTAGGTCGGGACTCAAACTATCCAAACATGTTACCTCCCCGCGGATCAA is a window from the Carya illinoinensis cultivar Pawnee chromosome 14, C.illinoinensisPawnee_v1, whole genome shotgun sequence genome containing:
- the LOC122295124 gene encoding GDSL esterase/lipase At2g24560-like; translated protein: MAKLSALIFLIIPAVVVVQYMIWTIISNTACTATKFTTSPKFPAILIFGDSTVDDGNNNYIRTLFKSNHRPYGRDFPDHIPTGRFSNGKLVSDFIASVLRIKETIVPPFLDPNLSDEELCTGVSFASAGSGYDNLTTVATGAISMFKQIEYFKKYLVRLKGIVGEADAKKIVNGALYLLSAGTNDFIFNFYDLPRRRLQFNISGYHEFLQNRIQIFIEDLYNLGCRKMCIAGLPPIGCLPIQMTARFENRRDRKCLEEENLDAENYNQKLVKLLPQVQAYLPGSKLVYADVYEPLIHMINHPEKYGLVETKRGCCGTGLIEVGPLCNAIIPICKKSSEYLFWDSAHPSETANQYVSQYIEKESLPKLL